The proteins below are encoded in one region of Pseudomonas entomophila L48:
- a CDS encoding glycosyltransferase family 4 protein produces the protein MTEKPLKVLVVTQYFWPENMRINDLVRDFVDRGHEVTVLTGVPNYPEGTVFEDYQQDPQRFGAYQGAEIVRVPMRARGKGSLRLVLNYATFFLSASTIGAFRLRGRPADAVFVYAVSPIMAAIPAIVIGRLKRAPVFVWVLDLWPETLRAVGVIKHPRVLGLVGRVVSWIYNRTDYLLMQSHGFFDNVRRYCTRPISEDRLVYFPSWAEDDFSAASAPSTLIEADTSQFTVVFAGNLGEAQDFPAILEAAEQLRGRVSVRWVIVGDGRMSEWLAEQVRARGLDNVHLLGRHPLEAMPGLFAMADALLVSLRTNDVFEKTIPGKVQAYLASGRPLLGMINGEAARVIDESGAGLSCNSSDAQGLANIVRLMVERSPAQRQEMGEAGRRYYLEHYSKSRLMDHLESLMRKATQRKGTQ, from the coding sequence CTGACAGAGAAGCCGCTGAAGGTATTGGTGGTCACTCAATACTTCTGGCCCGAAAACATGCGGATCAACGACCTGGTCCGCGATTTCGTCGACAGAGGTCATGAGGTCACCGTGCTGACGGGGGTTCCGAACTACCCCGAAGGTACGGTGTTCGAGGACTACCAACAAGATCCACAACGCTTCGGCGCCTACCAGGGTGCCGAAATCGTTCGCGTGCCCATGCGCGCAAGGGGCAAGGGTAGCCTGCGGCTGGTATTGAACTACGCGACCTTCTTCCTCAGCGCGTCGACCATCGGCGCGTTCAGGTTGCGTGGTCGTCCTGCCGATGCGGTGTTCGTCTACGCCGTTTCGCCGATCATGGCGGCCATTCCGGCCATCGTGATCGGGCGGCTGAAGCGCGCGCCGGTATTTGTCTGGGTGCTCGACCTGTGGCCGGAAACCCTGCGGGCGGTGGGCGTCATCAAGCATCCGCGGGTGCTTGGGCTGGTGGGCAGGGTGGTGTCGTGGATCTACAACCGCACCGACTACCTGTTGATGCAGTCCCATGGATTCTTCGACAACGTCCGGCGCTACTGCACTCGGCCGATCAGCGAGGATCGTCTGGTCTACTTCCCCAGTTGGGCCGAGGATGACTTCTCGGCGGCCAGCGCGCCCAGCACGCTGATCGAGGCGGACACTTCGCAGTTCACCGTGGTCTTTGCCGGCAACCTGGGAGAGGCGCAGGACTTCCCTGCAATTCTTGAAGCGGCCGAGCAGTTGCGTGGCCGCGTGTCCGTGCGCTGGGTGATCGTTGGCGATGGCCGGATGAGCGAATGGCTCGCCGAGCAGGTGCGTGCGCGTGGGTTGGACAATGTCCATCTGCTCGGGCGTCACCCACTGGAGGCCATGCCAGGGTTGTTCGCGATGGCTGATGCCTTGCTCGTGTCGCTCAGGACCAATGACGTGTTCGAGAAGACGATCCCCGGAAAGGTGCAGGCGTACCTGGCCTCGGGCCGGCCTTTGCTGGGCATGATCAACGGTGAGGCCGCACGGGTCATCGACGAGTCTGGCGCGGGACTTAGCTGCAATTCCAGTGACGCGCAGGGCTTGGCGAACATCGTAAGGCTGATGGTTGAGCGCTCGCCTGCGCAGCGCCAGGAAATGGGCGAGGCCGGGCGTCGTTACTACCTGGAACACTATTCGAAATCCCGTTTGATGGATCATCTGGAGTCGCTGATGCGCAAGGCGACTCAACGCAAGGGAACCCAATGA
- a CDS encoding UDP-glucose 4-epimerase family protein, with amino-acid sequence MSHRVLLTGSTGFVGKAVLQRLLDRGDTVVAALRQASANSGGKVEVFRFTELDDACDWQGGVAGVDTVIHSAARVHVMNDTEADPLAAFRRVNVAGTLNLARQAAAAGVRRFIFISSIKVNGEGTPKGQPYTADDRPAPADPYGVSKREAEDGLRELAAQTGMEVVIIRPVLVYGPGVKANFLAMMRWLDKGVPLPFGAIDNRRSLVALGNLADLVVTCIDHPNAANQTFLVSDGEDLSTSALLRRMAQALGRPARLLPVPGGLLALAANALGKRALSQRLCGSLQVDIQKTRSLLDWTPPLSVDAALTLTARDYQEKTGK; translated from the coding sequence ATGTCGCATAGAGTGTTGTTGACCGGTTCTACCGGTTTCGTCGGCAAGGCTGTGCTGCAGCGGTTGCTGGACCGAGGTGATACCGTGGTCGCGGCATTGCGCCAGGCTTCTGCGAACTCGGGGGGCAAGGTCGAAGTGTTCCGTTTCACCGAGCTGGATGATGCGTGTGACTGGCAGGGCGGTGTAGCGGGGGTTGATACCGTTATTCACTCCGCTGCACGGGTGCACGTGATGAACGACACCGAGGCGGATCCGCTTGCGGCGTTTCGCCGGGTCAACGTGGCGGGCACGCTCAACCTTGCGCGCCAGGCTGCGGCGGCTGGGGTTCGGCGATTCATCTTCATCAGTTCGATCAAGGTCAATGGCGAGGGTACCCCAAAGGGTCAGCCCTATACCGCCGATGACCGGCCGGCCCCCGCAGACCCCTACGGCGTCTCGAAGCGCGAGGCGGAGGATGGCCTGCGCGAGCTGGCCGCGCAAACGGGCATGGAGGTGGTCATCATCCGCCCGGTGCTGGTCTATGGCCCTGGGGTCAAAGCCAACTTCCTGGCCATGATGCGTTGGTTGGACAAAGGGGTACCGTTGCCGTTCGGTGCCATCGACAACCGTCGCAGCCTGGTCGCCCTGGGGAACCTGGCGGACCTGGTGGTGACCTGCATCGACCACCCGAATGCCGCCAACCAGACGTTCCTGGTCAGTGATGGCGAAGACCTTTCGACTAGCGCGCTGCTGCGGCGCATGGCTCAGGCGCTGGGCCGTCCGGCGCGGTTGTTGCCGGTGCCAGGCGGCCTGTTGGCGCTGGCGGCCAATGCACTGGGCAAGCGCGCGCTGTCCCAGCGCCTGTGCGGCTCGCTGCAGGTGGATATTCAGAAAACCCGGTCGCTGCTGGATTGGACGCCGCCATTGAGTGTCGATGCGGCGTTGACCTTGACGGCCCGTGATTATCAGGAAAAGACAGGAAAATGA
- a CDS encoding MraY family glycosyltransferase produces the protein MTQGWLIPLVVLLSFALTALLRRYALARSIMDIPNARSSHAVPTPRGGGVAIVLAFLLSLGALGALQMASLDTLVALGGAGGLIAVIGFMDDHGHIAARWRLLGHFAAAAWALFWLGGFPPLDVFGVRIELGWVGAVLAAFYLVWLLNLYNFMDGIDGIASVEAICACLGACLLYWVGGHEQLAVLPLLLAAAVCGFLYWNFPPARIFMGDAGSGFLGIALGVLSLQAAWVSSQLFWGWLILLGVFIVDATFTLGRRLARGDKVYEAHRSHAYQFASRKHGKHLPVTLAVAALNVFWLLPLALCVMLLKLDGLLAVIIAYAPLLVLAVRYRAGSLE, from the coding sequence ATGACTCAAGGGTGGCTGATTCCACTGGTCGTGTTGCTATCCTTCGCCTTGACGGCGTTGTTGCGCCGGTATGCCCTGGCGCGAAGCATCATGGACATTCCCAACGCACGTAGTTCGCATGCCGTGCCTACCCCGCGTGGCGGTGGCGTGGCGATCGTCCTGGCGTTCCTGCTTTCCCTTGGCGCGCTGGGCGCCTTGCAGATGGCAAGCCTCGACACGCTGGTCGCCCTGGGCGGTGCGGGCGGCCTGATCGCGGTGATTGGCTTCATGGATGACCATGGGCACATCGCCGCGCGGTGGCGTTTGCTGGGGCATTTCGCCGCGGCGGCCTGGGCACTGTTCTGGCTGGGCGGGTTCCCGCCGCTGGATGTGTTCGGTGTCCGGATCGAACTGGGCTGGGTTGGGGCGGTGCTGGCGGCGTTCTACCTGGTGTGGCTGCTGAACCTGTACAACTTCATGGATGGCATCGATGGTATCGCCAGCGTCGAAGCCATCTGTGCCTGCCTGGGGGCCTGCCTGCTGTACTGGGTGGGTGGCCATGAACAATTGGCCGTGTTGCCATTGCTGTTGGCCGCTGCGGTCTGCGGCTTCCTTTACTGGAACTTCCCGCCGGCGCGGATCTTCATGGGGGATGCCGGCAGCGGTTTCCTGGGGATCGCGCTGGGTGTCCTGTCCTTGCAGGCGGCGTGGGTGTCCTCGCAGCTGTTTTGGGGTTGGCTGATCCTGTTGGGCGTGTTCATCGTCGATGCGACCTTCACCCTGGGCCGTCGGTTGGCACGGGGCGACAAAGTATACGAAGCGCACCGTAGCCACGCGTACCAGTTCGCCTCGCGCAAGCATGGCAAGCACTTGCCCGTGACGCTGGCCGTCGCGGCGCTGAACGTGTTCTGGTTGTTGCCGTTGGCCTTGTGCGTCATGCTGCTGAAGCTGGACGGCTTGCTGGCGGTGATCATCGCCTATGCGCCATTGCTGGTGCTGGCCGTACGCTACCGAGCTGGCTCGCTGGAATAG
- a CDS encoding polysaccharide biosynthesis protein yields MDRMRSILLGLPRRQKRLLQVATDVLLVWGALWLAFVVRLGVDELAGPLREHFWLFLAAPVVAVPLFIRFGMYRAVMRYFGNDALIAIIKAVSLSSLILGVLVYWYSNHQNVVPRSIIFNYWWLSLVMVGGLRLAMRQYFLGDWFTAAQHMPFTSRDNGLPKVAIYGAGSAGNQLVAALRLGKAMRPVAFIDDDDNIANRVISGLQVYKPKHLQQMIDHTGAEEVLLAIPSVSRGRRREILGFLEGFPLHVRSVPGFMDLASGRVKVDDIQEVDIADLLGRDAVPAQEGLLQRCNTDLVVMVTGAGGSIGSELCRQILSLKPRTLLLFEHSEFNLYSILSELEQRVARESLPTRVLPILGSVRNQSQLVDIMRTWRVDTVYHAAAYKHVPMVEHNIAEGVLNNVMGTLYTAQAALQAGVANFVLISTDKAVRPTNVMGSTKRLAEMTLQALSREVAPVLFGDSGNVSQVNKTRFTMVRFGNVLGSSGSVIPLFHKQIKAGGPLTVTHPKITRYFMTIPEAALLVIQAGSMGQGGDVFVLDMGEPVRIVELAEKMIHLSGLSIRSERNPHGDISIEFSGLRPGEKLYEELLIGDNVAATQHPMIMRANEDYLSWDVLKNALGELLAALALDDYARVRQLLREMVSGYAPDGEIVDWIYQQRRFDP; encoded by the coding sequence ATGGATAGAATGCGATCAATTCTGCTGGGGTTGCCACGTCGGCAAAAGCGGCTTCTGCAAGTGGCCACCGATGTGCTGCTGGTATGGGGCGCGTTGTGGCTGGCGTTCGTCGTGCGTCTGGGCGTCGACGAGTTGGCTGGCCCGTTGCGAGAGCATTTCTGGTTGTTCCTGGCGGCCCCGGTCGTGGCAGTACCGTTGTTCATCCGTTTTGGCATGTACAGGGCGGTCATGCGCTATTTCGGTAACGATGCCCTGATCGCGATCATCAAGGCGGTCAGCCTGTCCTCGCTGATTCTGGGTGTCCTGGTCTACTGGTACAGCAATCACCAGAACGTTGTGCCGCGCTCGATCATCTTCAACTACTGGTGGCTGAGCCTTGTCATGGTTGGCGGATTGCGCCTTGCCATGCGTCAGTATTTTCTCGGTGACTGGTTCACGGCGGCCCAGCACATGCCGTTCACCAGCCGTGACAATGGCTTGCCAAAGGTCGCCATCTACGGCGCAGGCTCTGCTGGCAACCAGCTGGTGGCGGCATTGCGCCTGGGCAAGGCGATGCGTCCGGTCGCATTCATCGACGACGATGACAACATCGCCAATCGCGTGATTTCGGGCCTGCAGGTCTACAAGCCCAAGCACCTGCAGCAGATGATCGACCATACCGGCGCCGAGGAAGTGCTCTTGGCGATTCCATCGGTGAGCCGTGGTCGCCGCCGGGAAATTCTTGGTTTCCTCGAGGGCTTCCCTCTGCATGTGCGCAGTGTTCCCGGCTTCATGGACCTGGCCAGCGGCCGGGTCAAGGTCGATGACATTCAGGAAGTCGACATCGCGGACCTGCTGGGGCGTGATGCGGTCCCTGCCCAGGAAGGCCTGCTGCAGCGCTGCAACACTGACTTGGTGGTCATGGTCACGGGGGCGGGCGGTTCGATCGGTTCCGAACTGTGCCGCCAGATCCTGTCGCTCAAGCCGCGTACCTTGCTCCTGTTCGAACACAGCGAGTTCAACCTCTACAGTATTTTGTCCGAGCTCGAGCAGCGTGTGGCGCGCGAGTCCTTGCCGACCCGGGTCCTGCCGATACTCGGCTCGGTGCGAAACCAGTCGCAACTCGTGGACATCATGCGCACCTGGCGTGTGGACACCGTTTATCATGCGGCCGCGTACAAGCATGTGCCGATGGTCGAGCACAACATTGCCGAAGGCGTGCTGAACAATGTCATGGGCACGCTCTACACGGCCCAGGCAGCGCTCCAGGCAGGTGTCGCCAACTTCGTGCTGATCTCCACGGACAAGGCTGTTCGCCCGACCAATGTCATGGGCAGCACCAAGCGCCTCGCGGAGATGACCTTGCAGGCGCTGAGTCGCGAAGTGGCCCCGGTGTTGTTTGGTGACAGCGGCAATGTCTCGCAGGTCAACAAGACGCGCTTCACGATGGTGCGCTTCGGCAATGTGCTGGGGTCGTCGGGGTCCGTCATCCCGTTGTTCCACAAGCAAATCAAGGCTGGTGGCCCGCTCACGGTCACGCACCCGAAGATCACGCGCTATTTCATGACCATTCCCGAAGCGGCCCTGCTGGTCATCCAGGCGGGCTCGATGGGGCAGGGCGGGGATGTGTTCGTGCTCGACATGGGCGAGCCTGTGCGGATTGTCGAGTTGGCGGAAAAGATGATCCATCTCTCCGGGCTGAGTATCCGTTCGGAGCGCAATCCCCATGGCGATATTTCCATCGAGTTCAGCGGCTTGCGCCCAGGCGAGAAGCTCTATGAGGAATTGCTGATCGGTGACAACGTCGCGGCGACGCAGCACCCGATGATCATGCGGGCCAACGAGGACTACCTGTCGTGGGACGTGCTGAAGAACGCTCTTGGTGAACTGCTGGCGGCATTGGCGCTCGACGATTACGCCCGCGTACGTCAATTGCTCAGGGAAATGGTGAGCGGTTACGCACCGGATGGCGAGATCGTCGACTGGATCTATCAGCAGCGCCGATTCGATCCTTGA
- a CDS encoding ComEA family DNA-binding protein — protein sequence MRNTVFSYLLSALFASLSLTANASSTPSAPTSNAPITVPHAAAGQSSLKIDLNSADAQVLQSQLDGIGRAKAEAIVAYREENGRFTSVDELLEVKGIGSSLLERNRGKLKVE from the coding sequence ATGCGCAATACTGTTTTTTCCTACCTATTGTCAGCCCTGTTCGCCAGCCTCTCGCTCACGGCCAATGCCTCTTCCACTCCCTCCGCCCCGACGTCCAATGCGCCGATCACCGTGCCGCACGCCGCTGCCGGGCAGAGCAGCCTGAAAATCGACCTCAATAGCGCCGATGCCCAGGTGCTGCAGAGTCAACTCGATGGTATTGGCCGTGCGAAGGCCGAGGCTATCGTGGCTTATCGCGAAGAAAACGGGCGCTTCACATCCGTGGATGAGTTGCTGGAGGTCAAAGGTATCGGCAGTTCGCTGCTGGAGCGCAATCGCGGCAAGCTGAAGGTGGAGTAA
- a CDS encoding DUF2897 family protein: MPWYAWLILIIALGSIVGGLMLLRDTAKKLPLTEEQLKKVHERNAEMDAKENQDR, from the coding sequence ATGCCTTGGTATGCCTGGTTGATACTGATCATAGCCCTGGGTTCGATCGTCGGGGGCCTGATGTTGCTTCGAGATACCGCCAAGAAACTGCCCTTGACGGAAGAGCAGTTGAAGAAAGTCCATGAACGTAACGCAGAAATGGATGCCAAGGAGAACCAGGACCGTTGA